A window from Aeromonas rivipollensis encodes these proteins:
- a CDS encoding DUF1107 domain-containing protein, with translation MRVFKKYLPLMVAKHVKTFFKGRIYIHGRGRFDFQSGLLMMPLQADIPHRQTVLEVNELISRLHMDAA, from the coding sequence ATGAGAGTGTTCAAGAAGTACCTGCCACTGATGGTGGCAAAGCATGTAAAAACCTTCTTCAAGGGACGGATCTACATCCACGGCAGGGGGCGCTTCGATTTCCAGTCGGGCCTGCTGATGATGCCACTGCAAGCCGATATTCCCCACCGCCAGACGGTGCTCGAAGTCAACGAGCTGATATCGAGGCTGCACATGGATGCCGCTTGA
- the sixA gene encoding phosphohistidine phosphatase SixA, with protein MKIYIMRHGQAGMNAKTDEQRPLTEQGIEESIHMASWLAPQLAGSLSLVIHSNYLRARQTWQAISAELPEALKVEESGEITPYGDPAFVASYLTALAATHDNILMVSHLPLVGYLVQSLCPAAGAPMFATSGLACIEWQDGKGALLWLEGPHTIR; from the coding sequence ATGAAAATCTACATCATGCGTCATGGCCAGGCTGGCATGAACGCAAAGACTGATGAACAGCGTCCACTGACCGAGCAAGGCATCGAAGAGTCCATCCACATGGCGAGCTGGTTGGCCCCTCAGCTGGCCGGCTCCCTGAGCCTGGTGATCCACAGCAACTACCTGCGTGCCAGACAGACCTGGCAGGCGATCTCTGCCGAGCTGCCCGAGGCCCTCAAGGTCGAGGAGAGCGGCGAGATCACCCCCTACGGGGATCCGGCCTTCGTGGCGAGTTATCTCACCGCGCTGGCGGCGACCCACGACAACATCCTGATGGTCAGCCACCTGCCCCTGGTCGGGTATCTGGTGCAGAGCCTCTGCCCGGCGGCGGGTGCCCCCATGTTTGCCACCTCGGGGTTGGCTTGCATCGAGTGGCAAGATGGCAAGGGGGCCTTGCTCTGGCTGGAAGGACCGCATACAATACGGTAA